The following are from one region of the Corylus avellana chromosome ca1, CavTom2PMs-1.0 genome:
- the LOC132189008 gene encoding CCG-binding protein 1, whose translation MIKSVLLRSCSSPLLLEANDLHRTRRSSSSRFASTITCSSRDHAYIPKLEPFSRSKSERFVKEPPFIEKFENELSDYCSTMEGDESYSCWRAYFELKDLERVSPKEDVEKLIRQAGGVKSSIGWLHGIAAIHKDKNNGGFNSAKPLNVEKEGKRPCPVPDGLPKSLEELEEEERGRMPDSPYTRLLRTKGSFPAWYSPTPDHETD comes from the exons ATGATAAAGTCCGTTCTGCTCCGTTCTTGCTCTTCTCCTCTGCTTCTCGAAGCCAATGATCTTCATCGCACACGACGATCATCCTCGTCAAGATTTGCTTCCACCATAACTTGCTCTTCGAGAGACCACGCTTATATTCCGAAACTCGAGCCCTTTAGCCGATCCAAGTCCGAACGGTTCGTCAAAGAGCCCCCGTTTATCGAAAAGTTCGAGAATGAGCTCTCAG ATTATTGTTCAACGATGGAAGGAGATGAATCATATAGCTGTTGGAGAGCGTATTTTGAACTCAAAGATCTTGAA AGGGTGTCACCGAAAGAAGACGTGGAGAAGCTGATTCGTCAAGCAGGGGGCGTAAAATCTTCAATCGGATGGTTACACGGCATTGCAGCGATACACAAAGACAAGAACAATGGTGGGTTCAATTCAGCCAAGCCGTTAAATGTGGAGAAAGAAGGCAAGAGACCCTGTCCAGTCCCAGATGGATTGCCGAAATCGCTAGAAGAGCTCGAAGAGGAAGAGCGAGGTAGAATGCCTGATTCGCCGTACACCCGTCTGCTTAGAACCAAGGGTAGCTTCCCTGCTTGGTATTCCCCCACCCCTGACCATGAAACTGACTGA
- the LOC132184921 gene encoding AP-1 complex subunit sigma-1, whose product MIHFVLLISRQGKVRLTKWYSPYTQKERTKVIRELSGVILTRGPKLCNFVEWRGYKVVYKRYASLYFCMCIDEEDNALEVLEIIHHFVEILDRYFGSVCELDLIFNFHKAYYILDELLIAGELQESSKKTVARLISAQDSLVEAAKEQRSSISNIIAQATK is encoded by the exons atg ATTCACTTTGTGCTTCTCATTAGCCGACAAGGAAAAGTGAGGTTGACAAAATGGTATTCACCTTATACACAGAAGGAAAGAACTAAG GTTATACGTGAGCTAAGTGGAGTGATTCTTACACGAGGGCCCAAACTCTGTAATTTTGTTGAATGGAGAGGATACAAAGTTGTTTATAAAAG GTATGCGAGTCTGTATTTCTGCATGTGCATTGATGAAGAAGACAATGCATTGGAAGTCCTTGAAATAATTCATCACTTTGTGGAGATTCTGGACCGATATTTTGGCAGT GTCTGTGAGCTGGACTTGATCTTCAACTTCCACAAG GCCTACTATATATTGGATGAACTATTGATTGCTGGCGAACTTCAGGAGTCTAGCAAGAAGACAGTTGCACGGTTGATATCTGCACAG GATTCATTGGTGGAGGCCGCAAAAGAGCAGCGCAGCTCAATAAGTAATATAATCGCTCAGGCAACTAAGTAG
- the LOC132181218 gene encoding uncharacterized protein LOC132181218: MKAMEAIQDLIEEAKLRTVWWALCIFAVSYFLTHTSKSMWMNIPISIMFLSALRIIFNEVEFRWKVRSVRPRTYLSHLEKKQLSVNDSRLSTMPPPPKWKRKVDSPIVEAAMSDFIDKILKDFVVNLWYSEITPDREFPEQIRAIIMDALGEISGRVKELNLVDLLTRDLVDLVGDNLDLFRRNQAAIGVEVMATLSSEERDERLKHHLMASKELHPALISPESEYKVLQRLIGGVLAVVLRPREAQSPLIRSIARELVTCLVIQPVMNFASPGYINELIEYILLAAKDDNLKGVGSYQSTNVAVHPHDHPLTAGGVCNDDPNSRKYSSSNQGTDIPVAEIDSQRETSLEYSTEVRMKYRSADWARHLEAVNQRRTEVLTPENLENLWTKGRNYKKKEHKNIKAGFQDPIVKGSGIVSVVSSKDLGKEMLTNKPEISIGTDGIAVRQLTHGQSIDNLLSVSDETGKQFPQDHNKEFSFGEGRLVDELEYTSSLATDGNKSRLKRSNSTSALIAQPGAEKKFTEEPGRPIISEFYSPNFGWRSEEHSGRSASDVVLYSEAQQVPKLRSRVMGAYFEKLGSKSFAVYSIAVTDAENRTWFVKRRYRNFERLHRHLKDIPNYTLHLPPKRIFSSSTEDAFVHQRCIQLDKYLQDLLSIANVAEQHEVWDFLSASSKNYSFGKSSSVMRTLAVNVDDAVDDIVRQFKGVSDGLMRKVVGPLPTYEASSSISTRNLSWNADEINKHLSSNNTVETANSFSDYEEGDKDENHGHEEVNSENTNGWHSDNELNSKSFPPRVVKHGKDPRNLGSEKRHDLVVKSGIHQAGFPAANLPLFSNHLEDPVGMPPEWTPPNVSVPLLNLVDKVFQLKRRGWLRRQVFWISKQILQLIMEDAIDDWLLRQIHWLRRDDVIAQGIRWVQDVLWPDGTFFLRVGNTRSNDDDAELNQKPFQTTSQFGGNKISTLVSFEQQLEAARRASDVKKMLFDGAPTALVSLLGNNQYRRCARDIYYFTQSSICVKQLGYGILELVLISVFPELRNLVVDVHEKMNIPQSV; the protein is encoded by the exons ATGAAGGCGATGGAGGCCATACAGGATCTAATTGAAGAGGCCAAGCTTCGAACTGTTTGGTGGGCTTTGTGTATTTTCGCTGTTTCCTACTTCTTAACGC ATACAAGTAAATCAATGTGGATGAATATACCCATATCAATTATGTTTCTTTCTGCACTACGCATTATTTTTAATGAGGTAGAGTTCCGTTGGAAGGTTCGATCAGTTCGTCCACGAACATATTTATCTCATTTGGAGAAGAAACAGTTGTCGGTGAATGATTCACGCCTTTCTACCATGCCACCTCCGCcaaaatggaaaaggaaagtTGATTCCCCCATTGTTGAGGCTGCAATGAGCGATTTTATTGATAAAATATTGAAGGATTTTGTAGTGAATTTGTGGTATTCAGAAATTACGCCAGACAGAGAGTTCCCTGAGCAGATCCGTGCAATAATCATGGATGCTCTTGGTGAAATCTCAGGAAGGGTTAAAGAGTTAAACCTCGTTGACTTGCTAACTag GGATCTAGTTGATTTAGTAGGGGATAACTTGGACCTCTTCAGAAGAAACCAAGCTGCTATAGGTGTTGAAGTTATGGCAACACTGTCGTCTGAGGAGAGAGATGAAAGACTGAAACACCATCTTATGGCTTCTAAGGAGCTGCATCCTGCGTTGATATCTCCTGAGAGTGAGTACAAG GTTCTTCAACGGCTGATAGGTGGAGTGTTAGCTGTGGTACTCAGACCACGAGAAGCTCAATCTCCTTTGATTCGATCTATCGCTCGTGAACTTGTAACTTGCTTGGTTATTCAACCAGTTATGAATTTTGCAAGCCCTGG ATACATCAATGAGTTGATCGAATACATTTTGCTTGCTGCTAAAGATGACAACCTTAAAGGGGTAGGCAGTTATCAGTCGACTAATGTGGCGGTTCATCCCCATGATCATCCTCTCACTGCAGGGGGTGTATGCAATGATGATCCTAACTCAAGGAAATATTCATCCTCTAATCAAGGGACTGATATACCAGTGGCTGAAATTGACAGTCAGAGAGAAACATCCTTGGAATATAGCACAGAAGTGCGTATGAAATACCGGTCTGCTGATTGGGCACGACACCTGGAGGCGGTGAACCAGAGAAGAACTGAAGTTCTTACTCCTGAAAATCTTGAGAACCTGTGGACAAAAGgaagaaattataaaaagaaagagcacAAGAATATTAAAGCAGGTTTTCAAGATCCTATAGTAAAGGGTTCTGGAATAGTAAGTGTTGTATCTAGTAAAGATCTGGGGAAGGAAATGTTAACCAACAAGCCTGAAATATCCATAGGAACGGATGGTATAGCTGTAAGGCAGCTAACTCATGGACAAAGTATTGATAATCTATTAAGTGTTTCGGACGAAACTGGGAAACAGTTCCCTCAGGATCATAACAAGGAATTCAGTTTTGGGGAAGGGCGGCTCGTTGACGAATTGGAGTATACTAGTAGTCTTGCAACTGATGGAAATAAAAGTCGGCTTAAGAGATCCAATAGTACTTCTGCTTTGATAGCCCAACCTGGTGCAGAAAAGAAATTTACAGAAGAGCCTGGAAGGCCCATTATTTCAGAGTTCTATAGCCCCAATTTTGGCTGGCGTAGTGAAGAGCATAGTGGTAGGAGTGCTTCAGATGTGGTGCTTTACAGTGAGGCACAGCAAGTTCCTAAGCTCAGGTCCCGG GTTATGGGAGCATACTTTGAGAAACTTGGGTCAAAATCTTTTGCAGTTTATTCAATTGCAGTGACAGATGCAGAAAATAGGACTTGGTTTGTGAAAAGAAG ATACAGGAATTTTGAGCGATTGCATCGACATCTTAAAGACATTCCTAATTATACGTTACATTTGCCTCCTAAAAGGATATTCTCATCAAGCACAGAGGACGCTTTTGTTCATCAGCGCTGCATTCAGCTTGATAAATATCTACAA GATCTCTTGTCAATAGCTAATGTTGCTGAACAACATGAAGTGTGGGATTTTTTGAGTGCTTCCTCGAAG AATTACTCTTTTGGAAAATCTTCCTCAGTTATGAGAACCTTGGCAG TCAATGTGGATGATGCGGTGGATGATATTGTACGCCAATTCAAAGGGGTTTCAGATGGCTTAATGCGTAAAGTTGTTGGTCCTTTACCCACTTATGAAGCTTCTTCTTCAATATCCACCCGGAACTTATCCTGGAATGCAGATGAGATCAATAAACATCTTTCAAGTAATAATACCGTGGAAACTGCGAATAGCTTTTCTGATTATGAAGAAGGCGACAAGGATGAAAATCATGGCCATGAGGAAGTCAATAGTGAAAACACTAATGGGTGGCATTCAGACAATGAATTGAACTCTAAGAGTTTTCCACCACGGGTAGTCAAACATGGCAAAGACCCTAGGAACTTAGGTTCTGAGAAGAGGCATGATTTAGTGGTAAAATCTGGTATACACCAGGCTGGATTTCCAGCTGCAAATCTTCCTTTATTCTCAAATCATTTGGAGGACCCAGTTGGAATGCCACCTGAG TGGACTCCGCCAAATGTAAGTGTTCCTCTGTTGAATCTAGTTGATAAGGTGTTTCAGCTCAAGAGAAGAGGCTGGCTGAG AAGACAGGTCTTTTGgatatcaaaacaaatattacaGTTAATAATGGAAGATGCAATTGATGATTGGCTCTTGAGGCAGATTCATTGGCTTCGGAGAGATGATGTTATCGCTCAAGGGATTCGGTGGGTTCAAGAT GTTCTTTGGCCTGATGGCACATTCTTCCTAAGAGTAGGGAACACTCGGAGTAACGATGATGATGCTGAACTTAATCAAAAACCTTTTCAAACTACAAGTCAATTTGGTGGCAATAAGATCTCCACATTGGTGTCTTTTGAACAACAGCTTGAGGCTGCTCGCAGAGCAAGTGATGTCAAGAAAATGCTATTTG atggAGCTCCAACGGCCTTAGTCAGCTTGCTTGGGAATAATCAGTACAGGCGTTGTGCAAGAGACATTTATTATTTCACTCAG TCTTCTATCTGTGTGAAGCAACTTGGATATGGTATATTAGAACTAGTACTCATATCAGTTTTCCCCGAGCTGCGGAATCTTGTTGTTGATGTTCATGAGAAGATGAATATCCCACAATCTGTATAG